Proteins encoded by one window of Sediminicoccus rosea:
- a CDS encoding ABC transporter ATP-binding protein — protein sequence MDVRIERLSKSFGTNQVLKSLDMTFPERQFVTLLGPSGCGKTTLLRMIAGLERATEGQIYFGGRRVDHLSPADRNIAMVFQSYALYPTMDVAANIGYGLKVRGTPKAERAEKVGVVARVLEIAQLLTRKPRALSGGQRQRVALGRAMVRRPDIFLMDEPLSNLDAKLRATMRGELKRFHLDLETTSIYVTHDQLEAMTMSDLVAVMNQGVVQQFGTPEEVYDRPANLFVAGFIGSPPMNFAEVELDGLDGAPVLRLAGRALPAPLQFDLSRAPRSLVLGVRPQDVTMAALDDPHAVPGKVWITELIGSERLIEVEIAPRLRITAEVRSDIRAALNAPAALAFDPARLHLFDPATGLALPRL from the coding sequence ATGGATGTCCGCATCGAACGACTCTCCAAGTCCTTCGGCACGAACCAGGTGCTGAAGTCGCTCGACATGACCTTCCCCGAGCGGCAGTTCGTCACCCTGCTGGGGCCCTCGGGCTGCGGCAAGACCACGTTGCTGCGGATGATCGCGGGGCTGGAGCGCGCGACGGAGGGGCAGATCTACTTCGGCGGGCGACGCGTGGACCACCTCTCGCCGGCCGACCGCAACATCGCCATGGTGTTCCAGTCCTACGCGCTCTACCCGACCATGGATGTGGCGGCGAATATCGGCTACGGCCTGAAGGTGCGGGGTACGCCGAAGGCCGAACGCGCCGAGAAGGTGGGCGTCGTCGCCCGCGTGCTGGAGATCGCGCAACTGCTCACGCGCAAGCCGCGGGCGCTTTCGGGTGGGCAACGGCAGCGCGTGGCACTGGGCCGCGCGATGGTGCGCCGGCCAGACATTTTCCTGATGGACGAGCCGCTCTCCAACCTGGATGCCAAGCTGCGCGCCACCATGCGTGGCGAGCTGAAGCGGTTCCACCTCGACCTCGAGACCACCTCGATCTACGTCACGCATGACCAGCTGGAAGCGATGACCATGTCGGACCTCGTCGCCGTCATGAACCAGGGGGTGGTGCAGCAATTCGGCACGCCTGAGGAGGTCTATGACCGCCCGGCCAATCTCTTCGTCGCCGGCTTCATCGGCAGCCCGCCGATGAACTTCGCCGAAGTGGAGTTGGACGGGCTGGATGGCGCGCCCGTGCTCCGCCTGGCGGGCCGCGCCCTGCCGGCGCCGCTGCAATTCGACCTCAGCCGCGCGCCGCGCAGCCTCGTGCTGGGTGTCAGGCCCCAGGATGTGACGATGGCCGCGCTGGACGACCCACATGCCGTGCCGGGAAAGGTCTGGATCACCGAGCTGATCGGCTCCGAGCGCCTGATCGAGGTTGAGATCGCGCCCCGGCTGCGGATCACCGCGGAGGTCCGCAGCGACATCCGCGCGGCGCTCAACGCCCCCGCCGCCCTCGCCTTCGATCCGGCAAGGCTGCACCTCTTCGATCCCGCCACCGGCCTGGCCTTGCCGCGCCTGTAG
- a CDS encoding vWA domain-containing protein, with protein MRLLLSLAVALAGLVAPPARAQPAPPQGETIVILDMSASMWGRIGDQPKLEIAREAVRGMFARFPAGSRVGLMAYGHRRAGQCSDIQMLFLPGPVDVAAAGAALDRLTARGRTPLTDSVRQAAAALRVAERGGTIILVTDGIETCGGDPCALAAELEAANAGFTAHVIGFDLRTPSERARVACIAERTGGLFVPAANPEELADALTRATEARPAPPPAAAPPRGIGLRATQGPGGPTLGDATFTVLREGEETPLHEGGALRLPLPPGRYVVTASTAERIGSVTAQITATPPDEIVVPLADALPRATVTPAQPSAAATGTVGVAWTGPNEPGDYLVIVPTGQGQEEPETRHYAWTRVGSPATLRLPAAAGAYEVRYILARAARPIGRAPLTVTPVTATLEAAADAPAGSEVLVRWTGPRAPGSWVGIVPAGAAPGAYVSGGFVYVEDAANPLPLTAPAAPGAYEIRFVEGVDGTPLAARPIAVTAAAATLVGPDGGMAGSPVAIRFTPDRAPQGSFIAITAPDAEASAYVQGSWAYADGGEVTIQLPPAAGTYELRYVLVAPGDAEVVARRPITATPPMATLDAPGAVAAGARVTVRFSGPRGIGDYVAIVSPDAPGDQYLDYFSVSAEASEGELPMPATAGIYQLRYVMASAEPEKAVIARRPIVVR; from the coding sequence ATGCGCCTCCTCCTGAGCCTTGCCGTCGCCCTGGCCGGGCTGGTGGCGCCGCCCGCCCGCGCCCAGCCCGCGCCGCCCCAGGGCGAGACCATCGTCATCCTCGACATGTCCGCCTCCATGTGGGGCCGCATCGGCGACCAGCCGAAGCTCGAGATCGCGCGGGAGGCGGTGCGGGGCATGTTCGCCCGTTTCCCGGCCGGCAGTCGCGTCGGGCTGATGGCCTATGGCCATCGCCGGGCGGGGCAGTGCAGCGACATCCAGATGCTGTTCCTGCCCGGCCCGGTGGATGTCGCCGCGGCGGGCGCCGCGCTCGACCGGCTGACCGCGCGCGGCCGTACCCCGCTGACCGACTCCGTCCGCCAGGCGGCGGCCGCGCTGCGCGTCGCGGAGCGGGGCGGCACCATCATCCTCGTCACCGACGGCATCGAGACCTGCGGCGGCGATCCCTGCGCTCTGGCCGCGGAGCTCGAGGCCGCCAATGCCGGCTTCACCGCCCATGTCATCGGCTTCGACCTGCGCACGCCCTCCGAGCGCGCGCGCGTCGCCTGCATCGCCGAGCGGACGGGGGGCCTGTTCGTGCCCGCCGCCAATCCCGAGGAACTGGCCGACGCCCTGACCCGCGCCACCGAGGCGCGCCCCGCGCCTCCACCCGCCGCGGCGCCACCACGCGGCATCGGCCTGCGCGCGACGCAGGGCCCGGGCGGGCCCACGCTCGGCGATGCGACCTTCACCGTCCTGCGCGAAGGCGAAGAGACGCCGCTGCATGAAGGCGGCGCGCTGCGCCTGCCGCTGCCGCCCGGTCGCTATGTCGTGACCGCCTCCACCGCGGAGCGCATCGGCAGCGTCACGGCCCAGATCACCGCCACGCCGCCCGACGAGATTGTCGTCCCGCTCGCCGATGCGCTGCCGCGCGCGACGGTCACGCCCGCGCAGCCCAGCGCCGCCGCGACCGGCACCGTCGGCGTGGCCTGGACCGGTCCGAACGAGCCGGGCGACTACCTGGTGATCGTGCCGACGGGCCAGGGGCAGGAGGAGCCGGAGACACGCCACTATGCCTGGACGCGCGTCGGCAGCCCCGCGACGCTGCGCCTGCCGGCCGCGGCAGGTGCCTATGAGGTCCGCTACATCCTGGCGCGGGCGGCGCGGCCCATCGGACGGGCGCCGCTGACCGTCACGCCGGTCACGGCCACGCTGGAGGCGGCCGCGGACGCGCCGGCGGGCAGCGAGGTCTTGGTGCGCTGGACCGGGCCGCGCGCCCCGGGGTCTTGGGTTGGCATCGTGCCGGCCGGTGCGGCACCCGGCGCCTATGTCAGCGGTGGCTTCGTCTATGTGGAGGATGCCGCGAACCCGCTGCCGCTGACCGCGCCAGCCGCGCCTGGCGCCTATGAGATCCGCTTCGTCGAGGGGGTGGACGGCACGCCGCTCGCCGCGCGGCCGATCGCGGTGACGGCGGCCGCCGCGACCCTCGTCGGGCCGGATGGGGGTATGGCGGGCAGCCCCGTCGCCATCCGCTTCACGCCGGACCGGGCGCCCCAGGGCAGCTTCATCGCGATCACCGCCCCCGATGCCGAGGCCTCGGCCTATGTCCAGGGCTCCTGGGCCTATGCCGATGGCGGGGAGGTGACGATCCAACTGCCGCCGGCGGCGGGCACGTATGAGTTACGCTACGTTCTTGTCGCGCCCGGCGATGCCGAGGTCGTCGCCCGTCGGCCGATCACCGCCACGCCGCCCATGGCCACACTCGACGCGCCCGGCGCCGTGGCGGCCGGCGCCCGCGTGACGGTGCGCTTCAGCGGGCCGCGTGGCATTGGCGACTATGTCGCCATCGTTAGCCCGGATGCGCCGGGCGACCAGTATCTCGATTATTTCAGCGTCTCCGCCGAGGCGTCGGAAGGGGAATTGCCGATGCCGGCCACTGCCGGAATCTACCAGCTGCGATATGTAATGGCCTCGGCCGAACCGGAGAAGGCGGTGATCGCGCGCCGTCCCATCGTGGTGCGATAG
- a CDS encoding efflux RND transporter periplasmic adaptor subunit — MRLLLLLSLSLGLAAPLQAHPGHDEETPPVAAALPRTEAHSEAFEIVAVLGPGGVLTLWLDRWADNAPVDGAVTLTIEGQEVAAQRQGIGLFVARHPALAQAGRRDIVFTVTAGEEMDLLTATLDVPTHPAVQGGGATLPGWLLGAPLQVGGGIALLLLGVLLGRGSVRRPLPPLVEEPASIQPAPSPQPALPRRAAALALSVTLAGVGAPARAETARPASAPAEAPRRLEDGAIFLPKASQRLLAIRTQVTEASEASAALRMVGTLVPDPNASGRVQPSQTGRLEPGDQGFPTLGQRVERGQVLAYVTPTYTAAERGGLIQNAAELDAQITILDARVRRLNSLRGTVAEREIQDAQAELAGARQRRTAIQPALSGREPLVAPVAGIVSTVRGAVGQLVDSAVTVFDIVDPSRLWVEALAFDRAAVERVTGATATLADGRVLELGFVGRGLTVRQQAIPMNFRVEAPPADAPIGASVLVTLRTARAVQGLVLPADAVVRSAEGPPVVFEHATAERFLPRQVRVQPLDGSRVVVTAGLEPGRRVVIQGAALIAQVR, encoded by the coding sequence ATGCGTCTTCTCCTGTTGCTCTCCCTCTCCCTTGGCCTCGCCGCGCCTCTCCAGGCCCATCCGGGCCATGATGAGGAAACACCGCCTGTTGCCGCCGCCCTACCCCGCACCGAGGCGCACAGCGAGGCCTTCGAAATCGTTGCCGTCCTTGGGCCAGGCGGCGTGCTGACCCTCTGGCTCGATCGCTGGGCGGACAATGCGCCGGTGGATGGCGCTGTGACCCTCACGATCGAGGGGCAGGAGGTCGCCGCCCAGCGACAGGGCATCGGGCTCTTCGTCGCCCGGCATCCGGCGCTGGCCCAGGCCGGGCGACGGGACATCGTCTTTACCGTGACAGCGGGCGAGGAGATGGACCTGCTGACCGCGACGCTCGATGTCCCCACGCACCCTGCCGTTCAAGGAGGCGGCGCCACCCTGCCCGGCTGGCTTTTGGGCGCCCCCCTGCAGGTCGGCGGGGGGATCGCGCTGCTGCTTCTGGGCGTGCTGCTCGGCCGGGGTTCCGTCCGGCGCCCGCTCCCGCCGCTGGTCGAGGAACCCGCCTCCATCCAGCCTGCTCCGTCACCGCAGCCAGCCCTCCCGCGGCGCGCCGCTGCCCTCGCCCTGAGCGTCACCCTCGCCGGCGTGGGCGCGCCCGCCCGGGCGGAGACCGCTAGGCCCGCATCGGCTCCGGCCGAGGCGCCCCGCCGCCTAGAGGACGGAGCGATCTTCCTGCCCAAGGCCTCCCAGCGCCTGCTGGCCATCCGCACCCAGGTGACGGAGGCGAGCGAGGCTTCGGCCGCCCTGCGCATGGTGGGAACCCTGGTGCCCGACCCCAACGCCTCGGGCCGCGTGCAGCCCAGCCAGACCGGTCGCCTGGAACCCGGCGACCAGGGCTTTCCGACGCTCGGCCAGCGCGTCGAGCGCGGCCAGGTCCTCGCCTACGTCACGCCCACCTATACGGCGGCCGAGCGCGGCGGGCTGATCCAGAACGCGGCCGAGCTGGACGCGCAGATCACCATCCTCGATGCGCGGGTGCGGCGGCTCAACTCGCTGCGCGGCACCGTCGCCGAGCGCGAGATCCAGGACGCACAGGCGGAGCTCGCCGGCGCCCGGCAGCGCCGCACGGCGATCCAGCCAGCCCTCTCAGGCCGTGAGCCGCTGGTGGCCCCCGTCGCCGGCATCGTCTCCACCGTGCGCGGCGCGGTCGGCCAGCTGGTGGACAGCGCCGTCACCGTCTTCGACATCGTGGACCCCTCGCGCCTCTGGGTGGAGGCGCTGGCTTTTGACCGCGCGGCGGTGGAGCGCGTGACAGGGGCCACCGCGACCCTCGCCGATGGCCGGGTGCTGGAACTCGGCTTCGTGGGCCGCGGGCTCACCGTGCGGCAGCAGGCGATCCCGATGAATTTCCGCGTCGAGGCGCCGCCGGCCGACGCGCCCATCGGCGCGTCCGTCCTCGTCACGCTGCGCACGGCGCGCGCTGTGCAGGGGCTGGTGCTGCCGGCCGACGCCGTGGTGCGCTCGGCCGAAGGGCCTCCCGTCGTCTTCGAGCATGCCACCGCGGAACGCTTCCTCCCGCGCCAGGTGCGCGTGCAGCCGCTGGATGGCAGCCGCGTGGTGGTGACGGCTGGGCTAGAGCCGGGGCGGCGCGTTGTGATCCAGGGTGCCGCGCTGATCGCGCAGGTGCGCTGA
- a CDS encoding efflux RND transporter permease subunit, whose translation MLFNAIIGFSLRNRIFVLVAALLVTGYGLFTAARMPVDVFPDLNKPTVTLMTEAEGYAPEEVEQLVSFPIETTVNGLPGVTRVRSVSSVGLSIVYVEFDWGVDIWRARQQVSERLNQIQSQLPPRVLPAMAPVSSIMGEIMLVAVTAPTDGSVNPMQLRELADWVMRPRLLTIPGISQVIPMGGEVRQFRVMPDLDRVQALALTHVELLAALRQFGVNAGGGYVDQAGREFLIRNIGRTTALEDLRNATVAFREGQPIALRQVANVDYAPRAKRGEAGVDGVPAVILAISKQPGADTIRLTRAVEAALRELQAGMPRGVTADRVKFRQADFIEQSIANLQQVLKEAFLVVALVLFAFLLNVRTTFISLIAIPLSILLTAIVFAAFGLSINTMTLGGIAIAVGELVDDAVVDVENIFRRLRENAAAPAPRPAIEVVATASAEVRSGIVYATFIIVLVFLPLFALSGIEGRLFAPLGIAYIVSILASLLVAVTVTPVLSYWLLPRMRGAAGHASWLVRALKRGNDAALRWAFGHRGLVLGLASGGVALAAASAPFLPRTFLPPFNEGSVVVSLTYQPGISLAQSDALGRVAEHLLLAIPEVKGVGRRTGRAELDEHAEGVHSSELDLDLREGGRPRGEVLAEIRTRLSALPAAVNLGQPISHRLDHMLSGVRAQIALKVFGDDLDTLRTLSETLRARLAANVPGLADLQLERQVRVPQLRIAVDHERAALYGVSAATLMEVLQSLTGGTIVSQITDGVRRFDVVLRLADEDRTTARLAEALVETPGGRVPLRMLARVEESDGPNQILREGARRRMVVLANTAPGADMAAVIAGIRAELARIPLPSGYATSLEGTFQAQEEAMRTIAVLAAISLSLIFVVLYSRYRSAVLAAIIMGNVPLALIGAVAALWIAGQPLSVATLVGFVTLTGITTRNGILKVSHYLNLALHEGERWGLALILRGSAERLTPVLMTALSAGLALIPLAIGADAPGKEILHPVAITILGGLVSATLLDTFVTPLLFHRFGRPALERLRLEAAAPGPSGRVAAETF comes from the coding sequence ATGCTCTTCAACGCCATCATCGGCTTCTCGCTGCGCAACCGGATCTTCGTGCTGGTCGCGGCGCTGCTGGTCACGGGTTACGGGCTCTTCACCGCGGCCCGCATGCCGGTGGACGTCTTCCCCGATCTCAACAAGCCCACCGTGACCCTGATGACCGAGGCGGAAGGCTACGCCCCGGAGGAGGTGGAGCAGCTCGTCTCCTTCCCGATCGAGACGACGGTGAACGGCCTGCCAGGGGTGACGCGCGTGCGTTCCGTCTCTTCCGTCGGCCTCTCCATCGTCTATGTCGAGTTCGACTGGGGCGTGGACATCTGGCGCGCGCGGCAGCAGGTCAGCGAAAGGCTGAACCAGATCCAGTCCCAGCTGCCGCCGCGCGTCCTGCCCGCCATGGCGCCCGTCTCCTCCATCATGGGCGAGATCATGCTGGTGGCCGTCACGGCGCCCACCGATGGCAGCGTGAACCCGATGCAGCTGCGCGAGCTGGCGGATTGGGTGATGCGCCCGCGCCTGCTCACCATCCCCGGCATCAGCCAGGTCATCCCGATGGGGGGCGAGGTGCGGCAGTTCCGAGTCATGCCTGACCTCGACCGCGTGCAGGCGCTGGCGCTCACGCATGTCGAGCTCCTGGCCGCGCTGCGGCAATTCGGCGTGAATGCGGGTGGCGGCTATGTGGACCAGGCGGGGCGGGAGTTCCTGATCCGCAATATCGGCCGCACCACCGCGCTCGAGGATCTGCGCAACGCCACCGTCGCCTTCCGCGAGGGTCAGCCCATCGCGCTGCGCCAGGTGGCGAATGTGGACTACGCCCCCCGCGCCAAGCGCGGCGAGGCGGGGGTGGATGGCGTGCCGGCGGTGATCCTCGCCATCTCGAAGCAGCCCGGCGCGGACACCATCCGCCTCACGCGCGCGGTGGAGGCGGCGCTGCGCGAATTGCAGGCCGGCATGCCGCGCGGCGTGACCGCCGACCGCGTCAAGTTCCGTCAAGCCGACTTCATCGAGCAATCCATCGCCAACCTCCAGCAGGTGCTGAAGGAGGCCTTCCTGGTGGTGGCACTCGTCCTCTTCGCCTTCCTGCTGAATGTGAGGACCACCTTCATCTCGCTGATCGCGATCCCGCTTTCGATCCTGCTGACGGCGATCGTCTTCGCGGCCTTCGGGCTTTCCATCAACACGATGACGCTGGGCGGCATCGCCATCGCGGTGGGTGAGCTGGTGGATGACGCCGTGGTGGATGTCGAGAACATCTTTCGCCGCCTGCGCGAGAACGCGGCGGCCCCCGCCCCGCGCCCGGCCATCGAGGTGGTGGCGACGGCCTCGGCCGAGGTGCGCTCGGGCATCGTCTACGCGACCTTCATCATCGTCCTGGTCTTCCTGCCGCTCTTCGCGCTTTCGGGCATCGAGGGGCGGCTCTTCGCGCCGCTCGGCATCGCCTACATCGTCTCCATCCTCGCCTCGCTGCTGGTGGCGGTGACGGTGACACCCGTCCTCTCCTACTGGCTCCTGCCGCGTATGCGCGGGGCGGCGGGGCATGCGAGCTGGCTCGTACGGGCACTGAAGCGCGGCAATGACGCCGCGCTGCGCTGGGCCTTCGGCCATCGCGGGCTGGTGCTGGGCCTGGCCAGCGGCGGCGTGGCGCTGGCCGCCGCCAGCGCGCCTTTCCTGCCCCGCACCTTCCTGCCCCCCTTCAACGAGGGCTCGGTGGTGGTCAGCCTGACCTACCAGCCCGGCATTTCGCTCGCGCAGAGCGATGCGCTGGGCCGCGTGGCCGAGCACCTGCTGCTCGCCATCCCGGAGGTGAAGGGCGTGGGCCGCCGCACCGGCCGCGCCGAACTCGACGAGCATGCCGAGGGCGTCCATTCCTCCGAGCTGGACCTCGACCTGCGCGAAGGCGGGCGGCCGCGCGGGGAAGTCCTGGCCGAGATCCGCACGCGCCTCTCCGCGCTGCCCGCCGCTGTCAATCTCGGCCAGCCCATCAGTCACCGGCTGGACCACATGCTCTCCGGCGTGCGGGCGCAGATCGCGCTCAAGGTCTTCGGCGACGACCTCGACACGCTGCGCACCCTGTCGGAGACGCTGCGCGCGCGCCTCGCCGCCAATGTGCCGGGCCTGGCCGACCTACAGCTCGAACGCCAGGTACGCGTGCCGCAGCTGCGCATCGCGGTGGATCATGAGCGGGCCGCGCTCTACGGCGTCTCGGCCGCGACGCTGATGGAGGTGCTGCAATCCCTCACCGGCGGCACCATCGTCAGCCAGATCACCGACGGCGTGCGCCGCTTCGACGTGGTGCTGCGCCTGGCTGATGAGGACCGCACCACCGCCCGCCTCGCCGAGGCGCTGGTCGAGACGCCGGGCGGGCGCGTGCCGCTGCGCATGCTGGCGCGCGTCGAGGAATCGGACGGCCCCAACCAGATCCTGCGCGAGGGCGCGCGCCGGCGCATGGTGGTGCTGGCCAACACCGCGCCGGGCGCCGACATGGCCGCCGTCATCGCCGGTATCCGCGCGGAACTCGCCCGCATCCCGCTTCCGTCGGGCTACGCCACCAGCCTGGAGGGCACCTTCCAGGCGCAGGAGGAGGCGATGCGGACCATCGCGGTGCTGGCCGCCATCTCGCTCTCGCTCATCTTCGTGGTGCTCTATTCACGCTACCGCTCGGCGGTGCTGGCGGCGATCATCATGGGCAATGTGCCGCTCGCCCTGATCGGCGCCGTGGCCGCCCTCTGGATCGCGGGGCAGCCGCTCTCGGTCGCGACGCTTGTGGGCTTTGTGACGCTGACCGGCATCACCACGCGCAACGGCATCCTGAAGGTCAGCCACTACCTCAACCTCGCTCTGCATGAAGGCGAGCGCTGGGGCCTCGCGCTGATCCTGCGCGGCAGCGCTGAGCGGCTGACGCCGGTGCTGATGACGGCGCTATCGGCGGGGCTCGCCCTGATCCCGCTCGCCATCGGCGCCGATGCGCCGGGCAAGGAGATCCTGCACCCGGTCGCCATCACCATCCTGGGCGGGCTGGTAAGCGCCACGCTGCTCGACACCTTCGTCACGCCCTTGCTGTTCCACCGCTTCGGCCGGCCCGCGCTGGAGCGCCTGCGCCTGGAAGCCGCCGCACCTGGGCCGAGCGGCCGGGTGGCGGCCGAAACCTTCTGA
- a CDS encoding response regulator transcription factor: MNEAAERRLLDPEAHLLVVEDDGEMRNLVARLLREAGFRVSTARDGRAMWEVLESPAGQPDLILLDVMLPGPSGLDLLRRLRERHRTPILMLTARGEEMDRVLGLELGADDYVAKPFAPRELVARVRALLRRAAPADAMPAERSRRLAFAGWTLDTARRELTAPDGASVDLSGAEYDLLLAFLEHPGRVLSREQLLEVARRRVSVDPFDRTVDVQVSRLRRKIEPEEGSPALIKTIRGAGYVFVAEVTRA, from the coding sequence ATGAACGAGGCGGCGGAACGGCGCCTGCTCGACCCCGAGGCGCATCTTCTCGTCGTCGAGGATGATGGCGAGATGCGGAACCTCGTGGCGCGCCTGCTGCGCGAGGCGGGCTTTCGCGTGTCCACCGCCCGCGATGGTCGCGCGATGTGGGAGGTGCTGGAGAGTCCGGCCGGCCAACCGGACCTGATCCTGCTCGACGTGATGCTGCCGGGCCCCTCGGGGCTCGATCTTCTTCGCCGCCTGCGCGAGCGGCACCGCACGCCCATCCTGATGCTGACCGCGCGCGGCGAGGAGATGGACCGCGTCCTCGGACTCGAACTCGGCGCTGATGACTACGTCGCCAAGCCCTTCGCGCCGCGTGAGCTGGTGGCGCGCGTGCGCGCCCTGCTGCGTCGCGCCGCCCCCGCCGATGCGATGCCGGCCGAGCGCAGCCGCAGGCTCGCCTTCGCGGGCTGGACGCTGGACACCGCGCGGCGCGAGCTGACCGCGCCGGACGGCGCCTCGGTGGATCTCTCCGGCGCGGAATATGACCTGCTGCTGGCCTTCCTGGAGCATCCCGGCCGCGTGCTCTCGCGCGAGCAACTGCTGGAGGTCGCGCGGCGCCGGGTCAGCGTGGATCCTTTCGACCGCACGGTGGATGTGCAGGTCAGCCGCCTGCGCCGCAAGATCGAGCCGGAGGAGGGAAGCCCCGCCCTGATCAAGACCATCCGCGGTGCGGGCTATGTCTTCGTGGCCGAGGTGACGCGCGCATGA
- a CDS encoding ATP-binding protein, which produces MRRLRLWPRTLAGRITLLLIGGLTLLHIGSMVVHERALHGAEAGARVERLAERLSAAAAAIAPLPEAARDAAAHALSLPGVELHWDRMAPLPDTPPPEALAATASRIGPGTRIAWDPKAEAGHRAVGAVPLGGEGWLSFSASWIGPASHGAEAGNALASMLAMALGIALASVLVVRWITRPLRRLADAADAIGRDLRAHPLPEDGPQEVRHAALAFNAMQGRIRRLVEDRTEALAAMSHDLRTPLARLRLRAGFLPDSEDRARMEADIAEMEAMVERTLDYIREGRDAEPTRPADLSAILHTLAADAADLGHEVICEAPARVVLPLRRLAAKRALSNLLDNALIHGAPPVRLALRDAGVEVVVEISDAGPGIAEADRARALAPFSQLDAARGKGGSGLGLAIAARFAEASGGRLELDRAPSGGLLARLVLPRG; this is translated from the coding sequence ATGAGGCGCCTGCGGCTCTGGCCCCGCACGCTCGCGGGGCGGATCACGCTGCTGCTGATCGGCGGGCTGACGCTGCTGCATATCGGCAGCATGGTCGTGCATGAACGCGCCCTGCATGGCGCAGAGGCAGGCGCACGGGTGGAACGCCTGGCCGAGCGGCTTTCGGCCGCAGCCGCGGCCATCGCCCCGCTGCCCGAGGCTGCGCGGGACGCCGCCGCGCACGCGCTCTCGCTTCCGGGCGTCGAACTGCATTGGGACCGCATGGCGCCGCTGCCGGACACGCCCCCGCCCGAGGCGTTGGCCGCCACCGCCAGCCGGATCGGTCCTGGCACGCGCATCGCATGGGACCCGAAGGCGGAGGCGGGCCACCGCGCGGTCGGCGCCGTCCCGCTGGGCGGCGAGGGCTGGCTCAGCTTCTCCGCCTCCTGGATTGGGCCGGCCAGCCATGGGGCGGAGGCCGGCAATGCGCTCGCTTCCATGCTGGCCATGGCGCTCGGCATCGCCCTTGCCTCGGTGCTCGTCGTGCGCTGGATCACGCGGCCGCTGCGCCGACTGGCGGATGCGGCGGATGCCATCGGCCGTGACCTGCGCGCGCATCCGCTGCCGGAGGACGGCCCGCAGGAGGTGCGCCACGCGGCCCTGGCGTTCAATGCGATGCAGGGCCGCATCCGCCGCCTCGTCGAGGACCGGACCGAGGCGTTGGCCGCGATGAGCCACGACCTCCGCACGCCACTGGCCCGGCTGCGGCTGCGCGCCGGCTTCCTGCCCGACAGCGAGGATCGCGCCCGGATGGAGGCCGACATCGCCGAGATGGAGGCGATGGTCGAACGCACGCTCGATTATATCCGCGAAGGGCGCGACGCCGAGCCGACACGGCCGGCGGATCTCTCGGCCATTCTGCACACCCTCGCCGCCGATGCGGCAGATCTCGGGCATGAGGTGATCTGCGAGGCGCCGGCGCGCGTCGTCCTGCCGCTACGGCGGCTCGCGGCGAAGCGGGCGCTCTCCAACCTGCTGGACAATGCGCTGATCCATGGCGCGCCGCCCGTACGCCTGGCGCTACGCGATGCGGGCGTGGAGGTGGTGGTGGAGATTTCCGATGCGGGGCCGGGCATCGCCGAGGCAGATCGCGCGCGGGCGCTCGCCCCCTTCAGCCAGTTGGATGCGGCGCGCGGCAAGGGTGGATCGGGCCTGGGTCTCGCCATCGCGGCGCGCTTCGCCGAGGCGAGCGGCGGCCGGCTGGAGTTGGACCGGGCGCCCAGCGGCGGTCTGCTCGCGCGGCTGGTGCTGCCGCGCGGATAA
- a CDS encoding heavy-metal-associated domain-containing protein, which translates to MVTISIPNMTCGGCAKGVRATLRQAAPDLELAIDLDRREITLASDEPAALVAALRADGWQAEARG; encoded by the coding sequence ATGGTGACCATCTCGATCCCCAACATGACCTGCGGCGGCTGCGCGAAGGGCGTGCGGGCCACACTCCGGCAGGCTGCGCCGGATCTCGAGCTCGCGATTGATCTCGACCGCCGCGAGATCACCCTTGCCAGCGATGAGCCTGCGGCCCTGGTCGCGGCGCTGCGGGCCGATGGCTGGCAGGCGGAGGCGCGCGGCTGA
- a CDS encoding DUF411 domain-containing protein yields the protein MTHHPTAPGLGMLAIGRRSLAGAFGLLLAGGATAQSLRVEVWRDPHCGCCGAWVKHLRDEGFAVDDRIVPSVAPIRRMLGTPGDLLSCHAARIAGFALEGHVPALAVRRLLATRPEGIVGLAVPAMPIGSPGMEVPGQPPETYDVIGWRADGSHAPFMRFTGARPA from the coding sequence ATGACCCATCACCCCACGGCGCCAGGCCTCGGCATGCTGGCGATTGGCCGGCGCTCCCTGGCTGGCGCGTTCGGCCTTTTGCTCGCGGGCGGGGCCACGGCGCAGAGCTTGCGCGTCGAAGTCTGGCGCGATCCGCATTGCGGCTGCTGCGGGGCCTGGGTCAAGCATCTGCGCGACGAGGGCTTCGCGGTGGATGACCGCATCGTCCCCTCGGTCGCGCCCATCCGCCGCATGCTCGGCACGCCAGGCGACCTGCTCTCCTGCCACGCCGCGCGCATCGCCGGCTTCGCGCTGGAGGGGCATGTGCCCGCCCTGGCGGTGCGCCGCCTTCTGGCGACGCGGCCCGAGGGCATTGTCGGCCTCGCCGTCCCGGCCATGCCCATCGGCTCACCCGGGATGGAGGTGCCGGGCCAGCCGCCCGAGACCTATGACGTCATCGGCTGGCGGGCCGATGGCTCGCATGCCCCCTTCATGCGCTTCACCGGCGCGCGCCCGGCCTGA